CGGTAGTTATTTTCATGGTAACACAACTCCACAATAAAGCATTTTGATTTAAGCTAGGATTTATTTTAGCTAGGATTGCTTTGCTCTGATTTGTTTGAGTGAGCTCAAAACTCTGGtgatttacattaaaaaaaatgtaaatagtcaTGCTTGCTCAAAAAACTATTGAGTTAAAAACTTATTTTAAATTCTTACCATAACATTTGATGACTATAAAAATGTAACTAAAATCCCCCAAATAACAAAGGGGATCATCAATGTTGAATATTTTGAAGGGTTCtgccatttgtatttatttctgtatttgtTGATGAGTGTGTGTACTTTCCATCAACTGTGAAGCCATCCGTAACAAGAGCTACTCATGAGAAACAGCAATCAAGAATTTAATCAGTCAAACATCTATagtaccttgcaaaagtattcataccccttggatttcttcacattttattgttacaaagtgcgattaaaatatatttgtcaacaatctactcaaaatactctgtaatgtcacaTTGTAATAATTTACATTgtaatttacattacatttacattgtaaagATCAATACAAATTTGATAACTAAAATACAGTCGCTGCATACGGTAAGTATGAAGCCCCTTTGTTCAgacaagcctaaattagttcaggagtaaaatttggcttaacaaatcacataatacgTTTCATGGAATCACTCTGTGTGGGAAAAATTTAAATGTACATGTTTTATTGACTTAcccttcctctttcccccatGCATAcaatatctgtaaggtccctcagtcacgCGTTGAATTTCAAGCACACATTCAATTGCAAAGACTTGGGAGCTTTATGAGGCTTTCAAAAAGAAGGGCAGTGAtcggtagatgggtaacaataacaaatcagaccaacactgagatgcagtgccgtagaccgctgcgccactcgggagcccctacaCCTCAATTCGTTTGATATAAATCCCTATCATAAATTTGAGTGTCATTTTTTATATAGCCTTCACTTTCTTGTTCAGAACGTAAACATGGGTGGGATAAGCACGGGTGTGGTTTCGTGACAATGACCGAAAGAGCAGCCAATCAGTTATTTGATAAGCTCTTCCACCAGAAAGGCTGTGCTTTGTTGGCGAACAAGGCTTAAGCCTACTGTCGATTTAATTGAATCCTGACCTTTTGTTCGTATGAGGAATGCATGTGATTGCATTCATAGTTGTTATAACCATTTAAGTCATGTGTAATAGTGTTATTTATTAGGAATTCATACTTTTCAAAATAAATGACTATCAGACTCACTGCTCTTCCTCTTAGGAACACACGGCATGAGGAATGACATGAGATTAAACAAAAAGATGTGGGATTGGGAGAACAACATTCAACAAGATCAAAATGTAATCTGTTCAATTCTGAAAAATAACGTATTCCTGTATTACAAACAAAAATACTTTCACAAAGACGGCTGGAATTCTGTCGGACCTGCATTGCAGTACAGTATGGTACCGTAGCTCTTTTTCGCCACGCACAAATAAATAATGTATGACCTAGCCTATTAGATTTCCCTCACAGGTAGATGCTTACAGTTTCCAGAATAACGCATATGTGCGCACATGTTTTCTTAGTTTTGTTTGTTCTTAGTTTGTAGTTTGACTATTTTTTGCCAGAGAAATGTGTGAAATACATTCAAAAATAGATATTAGTCAGTCGTTCATATTTTGGAGTGAACCAACATTTAacacagaaaaattacagacatctGTTGCAATCTTGTTAGCTATAACTTAAAACAATATTAACTTAGTGTATTGCATACCACAAAATATTGTTGATGTCAAAAGACTGATGAGGCAAACTGACATCCACCGGATAAATCTCATgattcataaaaaaatataaatgacaACTCCAGCATAGCCATAACACGTATGTTCACACAATTTCTGATGTGCCTACAAGAAGGGTAATGCTGCATCTGGAAGAAAAAACTGTCTCTGACGGTTTAAATGGCAGCTACAGGAAATACATGTTGCAGAACAGGAAACGTGTGGAACACATTTCTTTGGAGACTGTTTTATGTCCAAAATAAACACCACAAATGAATGTAGCCTATAAGCTTTTGAATTAAACAAGAACATTGCGATAGAACAAGAAGCACAAATTGAACTACACTGTTGGAGTTTGGACCCTAAGATGGTCACTGTACCCCGCAAATACACCTGCAaacctgtacatgtgactatcaAACACTGATGATTATACTGCGAGAGAAGCCATGAGACTGTTTCCAAACCAGGGTTGGAGTCAATGACAtatcaattcagtcaattcaggtaGTAACTGAAATTATTTTCTATTAGCAAGATCCTGAATTAAAATGTAGTTGACCCCCAATCCTGATCCAAGTCAACAGATTAAAACCACGTTCTCTTGAGAGCATACTGCACCTGACAGTGGTTGTTTCACTGGTTTACCTAACACACCTCACTGAACATAGTTCCACAGATTCACAATATGAATTGCAAGTCCACAGATTTTCTGGGAGCCTTCAGACGCACAACCGGTTTCGTATGCATGGCTGTTAGGACTGCAAAGCTGGTACCTCCCAAAATAGACCATGTATGACATCCCATGATTTTAAATGACTTTAGAACCTGAACTTGATATGCTGTGTATCATGTAATAAGGGCCTGTATAGTCCCAGTATGTCTGATCAGAGGAGGGAGGATcatagaggaagggaggaagcTAAACTCAGTGAGCAGCAGTCCTGAACAGCAGAGATCCTCTTCGCCATTCAAGTCAATTATCTCACCACCACAGAGATGTGACAGAATGGGGGAATGGTGGGATAATGCAGCATTCCTAAGACAACACAGAGGAACCCTGGGCTGCCCTACATAACAACCCTACAGCTAATGACATGGAATTGACAAAGTTGAATACTGTTGTATATTACTGTAGCCACAGTAAAGGGTGTGCAGATGTGAGAAAATCAACTCCTTTTGGAGGAATGTCTCCTGCGACGGCTGGTGTGACTGTTTCGCCGTGTGAGCTCAGATGGCTCGGAGTGCGACCGCTCGTGCGCCTTCAGGAGACGCAGGTACCTGAAGGCTTTTCCACACTGGCCACAGGTGTGGCCCTCCCCTGTGTGTTTAAACTTGTGCTCCCTCAGGTGCGTGTGTAGTTTGTAGGTCTTCCCACACTCGTCGCAGCTATAAGGGTGTTCGTTCGAGTGCAGCCCCCGCTTGTGTATGCGGAGGCCCCCGCTGTCTTTAAAGGTCTTGTCGCATATGTCACATCTGTAAGGTTTCTTTGAAGAGTGCCTGCGTACGTGGGCCTGGAGTAGGCTGTTGTTGCCAAACATCTTCTGACAGACGGGGCAGGGGAGTTTGGGACTGGGGTCATGGTCTTTTTGGTGTCTCTTTAGGTCAAACTCATAGACAAAGGTCCTTCCGCACTGGGCACACAGGAACTGGCGGTTCCCGATGTGATAGCCCATGTGTCTCTTTAACAAGCTTGGCATAAAGAAGCGCAACCCACACTGCTCACAGGCATACGGGCGGTCCATGGTGTGCCAGCGCTGGTGGGCGGACAGCTGGAATTGGGTTGGGAAACTCTTCGGACAATGAGTACAGAAATAGGTATTCTCACTTGTATGACAATCCATGTGTCTTTTGCAGTACTGTACTTGcgtgaaaccctttccacagatggTGCATTTGTATGGTCTAGCATGGCGATGGTGATTCTGAAGGCCAACCTTTCTCCGAAAGCACTTGCCGCACTCGTCGCAGCTAAAGGGCCGCACGTCAGAGTGAATTTTCATATGGTTGGTCAGGAGTGCCAACGTTCTGAAGAACCTGCTACAATCGATGCACTTGaaaggtttctctccggtgtgtatGCGGAGGTGATCCTCCAGCCGTCCCCGAGACAGAAAACGCTTCCCACAGTCTTGGCAGGAGTTGGTTGCAGGGTTTCTCCTTTTAGAGCACGCTACTCGTAGTGGCTTTTGCACCCTCTTCCTTTGGATAATGGAACTCTCAAAGAGATAGACCTCCGTTTCCTGACCCCCGATCACCACACTGCTTCCGAGACCTGTGTCGGCCAACTCCATCTCATTGTCCAAATTATCATTTTGTGGAAGGGGTGGCAAGGAATGGAGCGATAAAGTGTAACTGCCAATATGGGAGACCCACTGGTCGACACTCGTTAGCTCGACCGGCTGGTTATCCGTGGCAGGGAGGACTATCTGTGAAGGAGAGGCTTCAGTGATGGAAGTACTCATCAGTGATACAAGCTGTTGCTGTCTCATCGTTTGCAACATACTCCTTACTGTTGGTGCCCCTTTTGATGGTGCCCCTCCCACCAGTCCGCTAACACCTTTAGGACAAGAGCAGACCACGGCGCTCTCTGGCAGTGAATTCTCTTCTTCACCGCCACGCACtgcatcctcttctctctccacagtACTATCTTCTCCAGCATGTGGCGAGTCATCTGACATCATTCCCAGATCCTCCAAGTCACTGAAGGAGGCAGGGTTCATGAGGCTTAGAGTGGCTTCTAATGATTCTGATGGCTTGTCAAGATCTGGCTCCATTGATGGCATTCCACAGGCGAGGCGGAAGGACAGCGAGGACAGCACACAGTCACCCACAGAAGACGTGACAGGTACTGAGGAAAAGGAAGGAACAAATATAGAAAAATGACATTCTGATTGGTTAAATTTGAAAGCCTAGGAATGAGCATGTTTACATTAATACCATTGAAAAACTATTTCACAATCCTGTAAATACAGCTAGTTCAAAGTGATCCATGACAGTTTGGGGAAAAATACATTGTTCTTTGTTTATCTGTTGATAATTCTACTTAACATTAACAGGAAGGAGAATATATAATTAAAGTAAGCCTACCAAACAGAATCTTATTTAGCAGGTTCTGGTGCTGGAGGAGGATCTTCAGGTGCTCAGGATCAGACACAGACTGTCCACACTCCTCCAGGtcagagggggcagcactgataATGGATGCTATCTGAGAAGGAGAGGTAGAAGCTAAGATCAGCAACCAGGGGGTTTCTTAGAGTGCGCAGGATGAAAAATATTATGGCATGTGTTGACACATATACATTTGTCTAACAATGTCAACATTAGATATAATTGGTGAATTGATAGTTATAGACTTGTTGTTTACCAGTTTATTACCTGGGAGAGATCTGGCACAGATAGCAGTCGTTCCAGTCTGAGGACCAAGCCTCCCACAAGGGCCTGCAGTGCTGTGTCATACTTGGAGCCATAATGTGTATGGAACTCCTCCTACAGGGAAGGAAAGAAAAAGTTAAAGTCAGTGTCTATGACATGACAAAGTGGACAGTgtgagaggaaagggagaaagcCTGCCGAACCTGGAAGAAGTGCTTCCTCTCATAAGGGTTTTTCAGCAGGGTTTGGACCAGCGCCACAAAGTTAGCCTGTGACTCATCCACTTCTGCATCTTGCTGCTGTAACACAAATTGGGAATCATTTGATACAAAGTACAGCCACTTCCGTCATCAGAATTACATGTTACTAAAAAGAGGGGTATTGAGTGTATGGGTGACAGGGTCTGTAGAAGTCACAAGTCTAGCCTGAGAACAACTTTTATCTCTTACCCTATC
This DNA window, taken from Salvelinus namaycush isolate Seneca chromosome 38, SaNama_1.0, whole genome shotgun sequence, encodes the following:
- the LOC120031884 gene encoding zinc finger protein 184-like isoform X2 gives rise to the protein MDKRVKKSTAGPPLPLSSLRLLVSPLRLMYSFVWHVVNQRNVMHYGKVEEFVTVVTEAVPKLLSFKQRAQLILGLRARMILELFRKDPPNLQDIQRLLEKMNILGQQDAEVDESQANFVALVQTLLKNPYERKHFFQEEFHTHYGSKYDTALQALVGGLVLRLERLLSVPDLSQIASIISAAPSDLEECGQSVSDPEHLKILLQHQNLLNKILFVPVTSSVGDCVLSSLSFRLACGMPSMEPDLDKPSESLEATLSLMNPASFSDLEDLGMMSDDSPHAGEDSTVEREEDAVRGGEEENSLPESAVVCSCPKGVSGLVGGAPSKGAPTVRSMLQTMRQQQLVSLMSTSITEASPSQIVLPATDNQPVELTSVDQWVSHIGSYTLSLHSLPPLPQNDNLDNEMELADTGLGSSVVIGGQETEVYLFESSIIQRKRVQKPLRVACSKRRNPATNSCQDCGKRFLSRGRLEDHLRIHTGEKPFKCIDCSRFFRTLALLTNHMKIHSDVRPFSCDECGKCFRRKVGLQNHHRHARPYKCTICGKGFTQVQYCKRHMDCHTSENTYFCTHCPKSFPTQFQLSAHQRWHTMDRPYACEQCGLRFFMPSLLKRHMGYHIGNRQFLCAQCGRTFVYEFDLKRHQKDHDPSPKLPCPVCQKMFGNNSLLQAHVRRHSSKKPYRCDICDKTFKDSGGLRIHKRGLHSNEHPYSCDECGKTYKLHTHLREHKFKHTGEGHTCGQCGKAFRYLRLLKAHERSHSEPSELTRRNSHTSRRRRHSSKRS
- the LOC120031884 gene encoding zinc finger protein 184-like isoform X1, producing the protein MDKRVKKSTAGTGPPLPLSSLRLLVSPLRLMYSFVWHVVNQRNVMHYGKVEEFVTVVTEAVPKLLSFKQRAQLILGLRARMILELFRKDPPNLQDIQRLLEKMNILGQQDAEVDESQANFVALVQTLLKNPYERKHFFQEEFHTHYGSKYDTALQALVGGLVLRLERLLSVPDLSQIASIISAAPSDLEECGQSVSDPEHLKILLQHQNLLNKILFVPVTSSVGDCVLSSLSFRLACGMPSMEPDLDKPSESLEATLSLMNPASFSDLEDLGMMSDDSPHAGEDSTVEREEDAVRGGEEENSLPESAVVCSCPKGVSGLVGGAPSKGAPTVRSMLQTMRQQQLVSLMSTSITEASPSQIVLPATDNQPVELTSVDQWVSHIGSYTLSLHSLPPLPQNDNLDNEMELADTGLGSSVVIGGQETEVYLFESSIIQRKRVQKPLRVACSKRRNPATNSCQDCGKRFLSRGRLEDHLRIHTGEKPFKCIDCSRFFRTLALLTNHMKIHSDVRPFSCDECGKCFRRKVGLQNHHRHARPYKCTICGKGFTQVQYCKRHMDCHTSENTYFCTHCPKSFPTQFQLSAHQRWHTMDRPYACEQCGLRFFMPSLLKRHMGYHIGNRQFLCAQCGRTFVYEFDLKRHQKDHDPSPKLPCPVCQKMFGNNSLLQAHVRRHSSKKPYRCDICDKTFKDSGGLRIHKRGLHSNEHPYSCDECGKTYKLHTHLREHKFKHTGEGHTCGQCGKAFRYLRLLKAHERSHSEPSELTRRNSHTSRRRRHSSKRS